In Thermosulfurimonas sp. F29, the sequence TGACGATCCGGAAAATTCTTTCAAAGACGAAACCGGGCATTTTAGGGATATTACGGTGGTAAGAGGTGACCTCCTACAGGTTGCTTCTGGTGAACGCGGGAACGCTTTGGAGTTTCAAAAGGAGGGTTATGACTATCCTTACTTTTATACCGATTCTTTAAAGTGGCCTACGGGATCCTTTACCATTGCGGGCTGGCTCAAGCCCTACACTTTAAATACGGATGGATTGTACTGGCTGGCCTTTGTGAGCAAGGGTGGAAACGATAAGTTGGGGAGTGCTGAGAATTCCTTTAACTTCGAGTTTCATAACGGAGAGGGGCATGTGCGCTTCGGAGAAGAGGGCTGGTATAATCAGTACTACACGCCAAACCCCATGGTGGAGAAGGGTGTTTTTCACTTCGTGGCCGTGACCTACAATGGCTCCACCCTTCGTTTCTATAAGGACGGGTCCCTGGTGGGGGAGACCTATATCTCCGCCGGGATTCAGGCCAAGTATTCACCTATCTATGTGGGGGCCGATTTTCCGGGTTCGGACAACTACTTTTACGGCGTAATGGACGAGGTTACCCTCTGGCAGACGGCTCTTACTTCGGATCAAATTGCCACCCTTTATAACTACAACGGGGCGCCGGTTCCGCTGCCCCCTGCTCTTTTTCTTCTCGGGGGTGGTCTTCTCGGAGCTATTGGTTTACGAAAGGGGTTGATCCGACACTAAATTTCTTTCCGTCCTTCTTCCTCAGGTCCGTAAACCTTTACCGGGTGAAAACGATAGCGGATTTCGTTGTCCGCAGCAATGGGTGGC encodes:
- a CDS encoding LamG domain-containing protein, producing the protein MLKRVLVFALVFYGLVGYFTLSSATPLPLDDLVAWWSFDDPENSFKDETGHFRDITVVRGDLLQVASGERGNALEFQKEGYDYPYFYTDSLKWPTGSFTIAGWLKPYTLNTDGLYWLAFVSKGGNDKLGSAENSFNFEFHNGEGHVRFGEEGWYNQYYTPNPMVEKGVFHFVAVTYNGSTLRFYKDGSLVGETYISAGIQAKYSPIYVGADFPGSDNYFYGVMDEVTLWQTALTSDQIATLYNYNGAPVPLPPALFLLGGGLLGAIGLRKGLIRH